The following DNA comes from Sorex araneus isolate mSorAra2 chromosome 5, mSorAra2.pri, whole genome shotgun sequence.
AACTGAGAATTTTAGGAGGGACccctggtcttctgagcacctcttgggagatctctccaaataaaataaataaggaaatttgGAGACAAAGCACAGATGTTGTCCTGCACTGCCTTCATACTATCAGCAGACTATGAAAAAGACTCTTCTGGATGCTACTTTCCCCAGATGAGATGACAATAGTTTCCAGTGCATCTTTCCCACCTGACCCATAGCATCTGGAAAGTggatttgttactgctttttacaGCACACAATTGTCCCCTCATCCTTCAGtaattttcactttttcctcCATTAACAAGAGGACTGaggaagcttgccagtttctacaATCCTCAGAATAACTGAGCTGAAATTCTAGCGAGGCTGTGCTGACTAGAAAAGAGGAAGTGATTTGGAATCAATCTCCAAAAACTAATTTTGTGGTTGTAAGatttggggcggggggcagggaagTGTGAAGGAAAAATCAATAGATCTAAGAAACACGTCTCAGTGCATCCATTGCTCCCAGTTTATTGGTCTCCCTTGAAACAATATACTCTACACTCAAATTATTGGAgagtaatttatttctaaattagtCATAAAAATGCTTGTCAAATCAGTAAGTATCAAATCTACAAACAACTGGAGCTTAATTTTACTTTGCAAAGTCTTCTACATGGCAATACAAATAGTGGCAACCTACTGCTGTGTCTGATCATAAAAATCCTTGATCCTGTAATAACATAGTATCGCAGTTATAGATTACCAGCCCTTTTCATTTACTGTGTCTGGAAGCAATAATGTAGTGGTTATGCAAACATGTGTCGGAGTCATAACAATTTACACTCAAACTTGGCTTCTCCAATCATTTAGCATCCTTGGGTAAAGAGACTCTTCAAGActctctgaatccattttctcatttgtaaattgGGGTAGGAAATGTGATGGTGGAGATGAATGACCGTCTGTAATAAAAGACTCAACAGAATAACTACTATGTGAGAAGCACCCAGTATAAGTTATTATTACCTATTGCATTGCCATTGAAATatgtggaaaaatataaaattttattatccaAAGTCTTCAACCACTGGTCCACAGACAGTCCACCAGGCAGTCTGCAGGAACAGAAATGTTGAAAAGCACTGGGCTGTTGCCTTGGCTATAACTGCTTTTCTGTGGATCAATAAGCAGGACAAGAGATATTCTGCATGTATATCATGGTTGAATAACAATGATATAATTAACTAGAAAAGTGTCATCTGCTTCATCAGGTGGTTTCAAATGCCATTTAAAGATATGTCTATGGACATGTATTCAGAATATGTAGTGTGTTCCAAATTGGTACAATTTTACCATTTAGGCCAGTTTTAGTCCCATATTCATCTgtccatcacccatccatccatctactcatGCATTactcattcaacaaacattttgtACTCCAGAAGACTTCTATTTctatcaccacacacacacacacacacacacacataaagataATGCATGTAAATAAAGCACTGTTGATGGTATACTATAAAAGTTTGATAGATATGAActaatccaattaaaaaaaataattttattcttctatttccaattaaaataatataaatggaaTGAGGTATGAGATTAAATAACCTCCAAAGATTGATGTAATTCCAATCCTCTTACCTCACTCTGGGGAATAAAGCTATCATGCTTATTGAATTCCTACTGTAGTGTACAACATCTCTATATGCCTAATTTTATGACTGATGAATCATCACAAAAGTGGTAGCTTTTTAATTATGTGGGATTTTAGTGACTTTCCATGTAATCTGGAAACTTTTCTTGAAATCCAGATGAAATTTTTCTACTTCCATGTTAATGTCTCAATTTTTAACAATTATTATCTGTCATATTCTTTGAAGATTTGTGGACAAGGGAAATTTGGGTGTATCTGGGACTGTGTGACATGCTGTTTGACTCTATATTTAGAGAAACTATTAATTAAATACTAAACTCTCTTTGAAGGTTTGAGAGGTAAGACTGGACCCCTGGGCCTCGCTGGAGAGAAAGGGGACCAAGGAGAGACCGGCAAGAAAGGACCCATagggccagagggagagaaaggagaggtggGTCCCACTGGGGCTCCCGGACTCAAGGGAGACAGAGGTGAGCATGGCGACCCTGGGCCACCTGGAGTCTGTAGATGTGGCAGCATCGTGCTCAAATCGGCCTTTTCTGTTGGCATCACGACCAGCTACCCAGAGGAAAGGCTACCGATTGTATTTAACAAGGTCCTCTTCAATGAGGGAGAACACTACAATCCAACCACAGGCAAGTTCATCTGTGCTTTTCCAGGAATCTATTACTTTTCTTATGATATCACTTTGGCAAACAAGCACCTGGCCATAGGACTGGTCCACAATGGGCAGTACAGAATAAAGACCTTCGACGCCAACACAGGAAACCATGATGTAGCTTCAGGGTCCACAGTCATTTACCTGCAGCCAGAAGATGAGGTGTGGTTGGAGATCTTCTTCACGGACCAGAATGGCCTCTTCTCAGACCCCGGATGGGCAGACAGCTTATTCTCTGGGTTTCTCCTATATGTTGATACAGATTATCTCGATTCCATCTCAGATGATGATGATCTGTGATCAGGACTGCTTTGCTGAATGTTCACAGATCTTTGTGATACAACAATACTTCAGTTTGGGGTCCTGAAAGGTGCATCAGCAGAAATAAGATGCAAATTGATTCCTGCTCAGACACAGACCATCCTATCAGGACCTAATCATGCAAGATGAACCACCAAGTATTTGAAACTATACTGAAATGAATTCTATAAAACAATATCCAAGATATGAATTCTCTTGAAAgcaatgtttataaatatttaaacaagttAAAGATAATGTTAACAAGTTTTCTATTAAATTTCATGAGTGATAAAACCAGCTGGCAATGATATTGAATCATTAAATCTtcataaaattacattttgtCTGTTATTTAAGAGAATCATAACACCCCAGACAGTCTTTGATAATTCTCGAATGGCTATAGTAAGTCATAAACCAAAGGTAAGAGATGCTGAGGAATAATAACCAAACTAAAGTCtagtgacaattttttttatttcttcatgtttATACACATTCACTCGTCAAACCTTTAAAGTGTCTGTATAAACAGATACTATGATGCTGGGTCAGAGTTAACATGAGTTAAGGTAAAATCCCTCCCCCACCTAGACTAGTGAGTGAGTGAGCATTCTATCCCAACTCAGTGTGGTGTGAACCATGGTGAAGACTTATGCTAGAGTCACGTGGGATCTTCTGTTCCCCCATGTAGGAGCCAGAGACGGTTTCACACAAGGAAAAATACCAGCCATGATCAAGTGTTCGTGTATCTGAATAGACGCAATGTATGCAAGTAGAACACGGACATCAGCCGGTGTTTTCCCTTCCCATCTCAAATTACCATTGGTATTTGGAATCAGGAAGGATTgaaaatatagagaaagagacagcCTGGGAGAGGTGATAAAAATAAAGCTCAGTGGGTTGCTGAGATGGACCCATGTGCTACTCACAAATGTGCAATCGTTTTGAAGGAGAAATGGTTGTCCTCTTAGCTGACTCTCAGGTAAGGCCAGTATGCCCAGTACTCTATATTGTAGTGAGACATTGTCACTCGTAGATTTCCGAAGTATTAAATTCAAACACACAATACCTGTGTCCACTGATTTTTACTGAGCTGacacaaaaaatataaaggagATAGAGGGAATCCAAATATCTGAGCAAATGAATGTCCAGAGCTCATGCCTCCATTAGTCTTATTCTCCCTTTGAGGTTCTTATTTTCCTCATTAGATTAAAATTTGCAGTTTAATCTCACCTATAACTCTACCATTCTTCTATTCACTTCACAGATAATAGTATTTTCTTACTGCATTCTTTtgggtgtcttttaatttttcaataattctctttattcatttatttaataaatatttacgtattttaattttaaataaatgtttcagtGTGTCCTGCTGAATCATGAGTTTCTGTGCaaataaaggaaattaagaaaggGATAGGTCCCTGCAGTCTCTAAGGCCAACATTCTAaggaggcaaggaaggaaatggtacacacatgtgcacaagcacacacacacacacacacacacgcacgcacacacgcacacacatacccTGATAGATATGAACGGGCTAAAGTATACTAAATGCTGCACTGGAGACAGGGAATGCTAAGGAGGAAATGCCAACTCCTAAattagtagcactgtaccacttcggcccgttgttcatcgatatgctcgagcaggcaccagtaacatctccattgtgagacttgttgttactgtttttggcatattgaatacgcccaggtagtttgtcaggctcctccatgcaggcgggatactctcggtagcttgccgggctctccaagagggatggaagaatcaaacctgggtcgaccacgtgcaaggcaaacgccctaccagatgtgctatctctccagagcaACTCCTAAATTATTAGAGCTAGGTAAATCTCTGATGCCTGAGCTTTGAGCACTACTTAAAGGACTCAGAGTCATCCAAGTGGGAGGAAGGGTATCTCAGATGGAGGCATGATGGGGACAAAACATAAAAGTGAGGAGAGACCAAGAAGAGGAATCTAAGAGGCATACTCGCTAAGCTTGGAGCTTGGGATTTTTCCCCAAGTTGATGTGGATTCCCTGTGTGTTACAGATCTAGGTGCAGCCACTACTGAtggtgacattgacagtgaccaAGAAATTGCCAAGCACTGCACACTTTCTCGGGTCTAGGTCTCATCCAGCATCTTTCCTGCCAGCACTATTCTGTCGTGAACCAGGACACAGATCTGTGAGGCCAAGGACAGTGAACACTAgacaaagaaatgataaaaagtgGTTTGTGACAGCTACTTGCTGCTGTGTCAAAGCACAACCTCACCCCAGGCCATCAAGCATCAACAAAGAAGTAGCCCAAATAAGAAACTACTCGGGGGAATCTAAAAATATGGGCCTTTTAAAacctaaaggattttttttataaataaatggaaaaacgaTTGCAAATAGTCACAAACCATACAATTACtatgtaatttaaattttcttctgatCACAACACACGAATGCATTCATTTTTTGATATTGTTGAATTGCTTATCTTTTAAATGTTTCTCTCTTTACAAATCCTTTTATGggtagtatttttttaaactgaaatgtgttttgtttgtaAGCTGCTTCTAGTCTCAGAGAggaattttagttaaaaatatttggatGGGTGATAATGGGAATCAAAGTGCTAgtgtggggaaaggaaaggctatTTTGCTATTAAACGGAttgactcttggggctggagctatagtacagcaggtagggcatttgccttgcatgaagctgacccaggtttgatccccaggtaccatatggtccccccaagcaccaccaggaataatttgtgaattcagagcaggagtaacccctgtgcataaaaaaaaaagagcaaaaaaaggggggtgggtaA
Coding sequences within:
- the C1QTNF7 gene encoding complement C1q tumor necrosis factor-related protein 7, encoding MFVLLYVTSFAIYASGQSRNTQFKGENYSPRYICSIPGLPGPPGPPGANGSPGPHGRIGLPGRDGRDGRKGEKGEKGAEGLRGKTGPLGLAGEKGDQGETGKKGPIGPEGEKGEVGPTGAPGLKGDRGEHGDPGPPGVCRCGSIVLKSAFSVGITTSYPEERLPIVFNKVLFNEGEHYNPTTGKFICAFPGIYYFSYDITLANKHLAIGLVHNGQYRIKTFDANTGNHDVASGSTVIYLQPEDEVWLEIFFTDQNGLFSDPGWADSLFSGFLLYVDTDYLDSISDDDDL